A genomic segment from Myxococcota bacterium encodes:
- a CDS encoding DUF4136 domain-containing protein: MKPVRSFAAIAALGLATALVAACRTYPVDTDWDRDADFAHLGRYAWTADQPLAGQDPRVDSDLLDARLRRAIDDALAARGYTRVAASDAADFLVTYHFAVDTQLEVQTHVFGDPYGYRNVPGPTQGYASVREYQVGSLVIDVVGARDERLVWRGSTPTYLLGARTPEQRDARAREAVDAILAKFPPR, translated from the coding sequence ATGAAGCCCGTCCGCTCGTTCGCCGCGATCGCTGCACTCGGCCTCGCGACCGCGCTCGTCGCCGCGTGCCGCACCTACCCCGTCGACACCGACTGGGATCGCGACGCCGACTTCGCGCACCTCGGACGCTATGCGTGGACCGCGGACCAGCCGCTCGCCGGCCAGGACCCGCGCGTCGACAGCGACCTGCTCGATGCGCGCCTGCGCCGCGCCATCGACGACGCCCTCGCCGCCCGCGGCTACACGCGCGTCGCGGCGTCCGACGCCGCCGACTTCCTCGTCACGTACCACTTCGCCGTCGACACGCAGCTCGAGGTGCAGACGCACGTCTTCGGCGACCCGTACGGCTACCGCAACGTGCCGGGGCCGACGCAGGGATACGCGAGCGTGCGCGAATACCAGGTGGGGTCGCTCGTGATCGACGTCGTCGGCGCGCGCGACGAGCGCCTCGTGTGGCGCGGGTCGACGCCGACCTACCTGCTCGGCGCCCGCACGCCCGAGCAGCGCGACGCGCGCGCGCGCGAGGCGGTCGACGCGATCCTCGCGAAGTTCCCGCCGCGCTAG
- a CDS encoding bifunctional 3-(3-hydroxy-phenyl)propionate/3-hydroxycinnamic acid hydroxylase, producing the protein MSAARSLHCDVAIVGGGPTGLLLATLLAQRGRSVVVVERFAAPYPLPRAVHFDDEVARILQGAGIARDLEGFTEAAPIYEWRNAAGDILLRFGREREAGRSGWPDSNMCHQPHLEAALEARARSFAGIDVERGFDVHALHEADDAVHLAARSDRGDRIEVRARFAVGCDGANSFVRAALGIGWNDLGFAHDWLVVDVIPHEQRVWSPANWQLCDPARPTTLVSGGPGRRRFEFMRLPHETLDELNDRDRAWELLAPWGLRPKDATLERHAVYTFRGCHADTWRRGRVLLAGDAAHLMPPFAGQGMCSGMRDAANLAWKLDLVLGGVASESLLDTYESERAPHVRQLIEFSIALGRVICIADPGEASERDARMVPAAKAAGLSTPVPAPKIGPGCWDDRSCAGGSLFLQARVERDGRAALFDDAVGGGFAIVSPHGDPGAALTAEQRAFFAALGGTTTHVGARAAVRDVDGAYASWFDANGCAVALQRPDFAVFATADAVESAGALVDLLRARID; encoded by the coding sequence GTGAGCGCAGCGCGCTCGCTGCACTGCGACGTCGCGATCGTCGGCGGGGGCCCGACCGGGCTCCTGCTCGCGACGCTGCTCGCGCAGCGCGGTCGCAGCGTCGTCGTGGTCGAGCGCTTCGCCGCGCCCTACCCGCTGCCGCGCGCCGTCCACTTCGACGACGAGGTCGCGCGCATCCTCCAGGGCGCGGGCATCGCGCGCGATCTCGAAGGGTTCACCGAAGCCGCCCCGATCTACGAGTGGCGCAATGCGGCGGGCGACATCCTGCTGCGCTTCGGACGCGAGCGCGAAGCGGGCAGGTCGGGCTGGCCCGACTCGAACATGTGCCACCAGCCACACCTCGAAGCCGCGCTCGAGGCGCGCGCGCGCTCGTTCGCCGGGATCGACGTCGAGCGCGGCTTCGACGTGCACGCCCTCCACGAAGCCGACGACGCCGTCCACCTGGCCGCGCGGAGCGACCGCGGCGATCGCATCGAGGTGCGCGCGCGCTTCGCGGTCGGCTGCGACGGCGCGAACAGCTTCGTGCGCGCGGCGCTCGGCATCGGCTGGAACGACCTGGGCTTCGCCCACGACTGGCTCGTCGTCGACGTCATCCCGCACGAGCAGCGCGTCTGGTCTCCCGCCAACTGGCAGCTGTGCGACCCCGCGCGACCGACGACGCTCGTGTCCGGCGGCCCGGGCCGTCGGCGCTTCGAGTTCATGCGCCTGCCGCACGAGACGCTGGACGAGCTGAACGACCGCGACCGCGCCTGGGAGCTGCTCGCGCCGTGGGGCCTCCGCCCGAAAGACGCGACGCTCGAGCGCCACGCCGTCTACACGTTCCGCGGCTGTCATGCCGACACGTGGCGCCGCGGGCGCGTCCTGCTCGCCGGCGACGCCGCGCACCTCATGCCGCCCTTCGCCGGCCAGGGCATGTGCTCGGGCATGCGCGACGCCGCGAACCTCGCGTGGAAGCTCGACCTCGTTCTCGGTGGCGTCGCGAGCGAGTCGCTGCTCGACACGTACGAGAGCGAGCGCGCGCCGCACGTGCGACAGCTGATCGAGTTCTCGATCGCGCTCGGCCGCGTGATCTGCATCGCCGACCCGGGCGAGGCGTCGGAGCGCGACGCGCGCATGGTGCCCGCGGCGAAGGCGGCCGGGCTCTCGACGCCGGTGCCGGCTCCCAAGATCGGCCCGGGCTGCTGGGACGATCGCAGCTGCGCCGGCGGGTCGCTGTTCCTCCAGGCGCGCGTCGAACGCGACGGCCGCGCGGCGCTCTTCGACGACGCGGTCGGAGGCGGGTTCGCGATCGTGTCCCCGCACGGCGATCCGGGCGCGGCGCTGACCGCGGAGCAGCGCGCGTTCTTCGCCGCGCTCGGCGGCACGACGACGCACGTGGGTGCGCGCGCGGCGGTGCGCGACGTCGACGGCGCCTACGCGAGCTGGTTCGACGCGAACGGCTGCGCGGTCGCGCTCCAGCGCCCCGACTTCGCGGTCTTCGCGACGGCGGACGCGGTCGAGAGCGCGGGCGCGCTCGTCGATCTCCTGCGCGCGCGCATCGACTAG